A window of Bradyrhizobium sp. AZCC 1610 contains these coding sequences:
- a CDS encoding saccharopine dehydrogenase family protein: MKRDFDLIVYGATGYTGRLIAEYLATSYRGDDAPSWAIAGRSTDKLQKVRADIGAPDDLPLVNADAAEPASLRSMCERAAVIITTVGPYQLHGPELVAACAATGTGYVDLCGEPAWMRRMIDAHHEEAKRTGARIVFSCGFDSIPFDLGVLTLQEKAREKFGRPARRVKARLRKVKGGMSGGTAASAQATLAAAARDPALIRLLTDPFALTPGFTGPSQPSGLIPEYDPSLNVWLVPFPMAPINTKNVHRTNFLLGHPFGTDFVYDEMMVAPGFGEIARVTTETFATVVSLFGTGGLKPGAGPTREVREKGFYDILFLGELPDGGRVEAVVTGDRDPGYGSASKMIAESALCLLRDVQGEGGTWTPGALMGPALRKRLKERAGLTFSAR; encoded by the coding sequence GTGAAGCGGGATTTCGACCTCATCGTCTATGGCGCGACGGGTTACACCGGCCGGCTCATCGCCGAATATCTGGCGACGTCCTATCGCGGCGACGATGCTCCGTCCTGGGCGATCGCGGGACGCTCGACCGACAAGCTCCAGAAGGTACGTGCCGACATCGGCGCACCAGACGATTTGCCTTTGGTTAATGCGGATGCCGCCGAGCCGGCGAGTCTACGTTCGATGTGCGAGCGTGCGGCCGTGATCATCACGACGGTCGGGCCTTATCAGCTCCACGGTCCCGAGCTGGTGGCGGCCTGCGCGGCCACGGGCACTGGCTATGTCGATCTGTGCGGCGAGCCGGCTTGGATGCGGCGCATGATCGACGCCCATCACGAAGAGGCGAAACGGACCGGCGCGCGCATCGTCTTCTCCTGCGGCTTCGATTCCATCCCGTTCGATCTCGGCGTGCTCACGTTGCAGGAGAAGGCGCGCGAGAAATTCGGACGCCCGGCGCGGCGGGTCAAAGCCCGCCTGCGCAAGGTGAAAGGCGGCATGTCTGGCGGCACCGCGGCGAGCGCTCAGGCGACGTTGGCCGCCGCCGCGCGCGACCCAGCCCTGATCCGGCTGCTGACTGATCCCTTCGCGTTGACGCCGGGGTTCACCGGGCCGTCTCAGCCGTCGGGCCTCATCCCCGAATACGACCCGAGCCTGAACGTGTGGCTCGTGCCGTTCCCAATGGCGCCGATCAACACCAAGAACGTGCACCGCACGAATTTCCTGTTGGGTCATCCCTTCGGCACGGACTTCGTTTACGACGAGATGATGGTCGCGCCGGGATTTGGGGAAATCGCTCGCGTGACGACGGAGACGTTCGCCACGGTGGTTTCCTTGTTCGGAACCGGCGGTCTCAAACCCGGCGCAGGCCCGACCCGGGAAGTGCGCGAGAAGGGCTTCTACGACATCCTCTTCCTGGGCGAGCTGCCGGATGGCGGGCGCGTCGAAGCGGTAGTCACGGGCGACCGTGATCCGGGCTACGGCTCGGCCAGCAAGATGATCGCAGAGAGCGCTCTCTGCCTCTTACGCGACGTGCAGGGTGAGGGTGGCACCTGGACGCCGGGCGCGCTGATGGGTCCGGCATTGCGCAAGCGTCTGAAGGAGCGCGCCGGCCTCACTTTCAGTGCGCGTTGA
- a CDS encoding FAD-binding oxidoreductase, with protein MSGARLKHYGWGREDEGMTAEEQAFVLGRYHAKFACDTFETKAVPRLEDLALRAPRVALTTSLAAFCTSERYDRVAHTYGKSYPDYVRAMLGDYDSAPDVVAYPRNEAEISAVMDWAGGVSASLTPFGGGSSVCGGVEPRVDGLRYKAAVTLDLRNLGKVVEVDQISRAALIEGGAYGPSLENQLKPHGVTLRHFPQSFEYSTLGGWIATRSGGHFASLYTHIDDFVESLRVVTPRGILETRRLPGSGAGPSPDRMFIGSEGTLGVISRAWMRLQPRPKFRAGASVCFHSFFGAARALRAIAQAGLYPSNCRILDAQEAFNTGAADGSVAIMVLGFESGDHSPDAWMARALECCADHGGTPEAAKAGDAHLEGAAGIWRNAFIRMPYAREFLTPAGLINDTFETAITWDRFESFHDKVKAATERAILEATGMKGEVTCRFTHVYPDGPAPYFSFHALGRHGALLEQWQAIKSVASDALIEAGGTITHHHAVGRDHRPWYDRQRPGLFAAALRAAKRELDPQGMLNPGVLIDP; from the coding sequence ATGAGCGGTGCAAGGCTAAAACATTACGGCTGGGGCCGCGAAGACGAAGGCATGACTGCTGAGGAGCAGGCTTTCGTGCTCGGCCGTTACCACGCGAAATTCGCGTGCGATACGTTTGAGACAAAAGCCGTGCCGCGTCTTGAGGACCTGGCACTGCGGGCGCCGCGCGTTGCGCTGACGACCTCACTTGCCGCTTTCTGTACGAGCGAACGCTACGACCGGGTCGCGCACACCTACGGCAAATCCTATCCAGACTACGTGCGAGCCATGCTCGGCGACTACGATAGCGCGCCCGACGTGGTCGCATATCCACGCAACGAAGCAGAGATTTCCGCTGTGATGGACTGGGCCGGCGGTGTAAGCGCCTCGCTGACGCCGTTCGGGGGCGGGTCGAGCGTCTGCGGCGGCGTCGAACCGCGAGTCGATGGGCTTCGCTATAAGGCGGCAGTCACACTTGACCTACGCAATCTCGGTAAGGTTGTCGAGGTAGATCAGATATCGCGCGCCGCACTGATCGAAGGCGGTGCCTATGGTCCATCGTTGGAGAACCAGCTTAAGCCGCACGGCGTAACGTTGCGGCATTTTCCGCAGAGTTTCGAATATTCAACCCTTGGCGGATGGATCGCGACACGTTCGGGCGGTCATTTCGCCAGTCTCTACACGCATATAGACGATTTCGTCGAAAGCCTGCGCGTCGTGACGCCGCGCGGCATACTGGAAACGCGTCGATTGCCGGGATCGGGTGCTGGACCGAGCCCCGACCGCATGTTCATAGGCTCGGAAGGCACGCTCGGCGTGATTTCGCGCGCCTGGATGCGATTGCAGCCACGTCCAAAATTCCGTGCCGGCGCATCGGTTTGTTTCCATTCGTTCTTCGGTGCGGCACGCGCATTGCGCGCCATCGCACAGGCCGGCCTCTATCCATCGAACTGCCGCATCCTTGACGCGCAAGAGGCGTTCAACACCGGTGCGGCCGACGGCAGTGTTGCGATCATGGTGCTCGGCTTTGAATCCGGCGACCATTCGCCGGATGCCTGGATGGCACGTGCGCTCGAATGCTGCGCCGACCATGGCGGGACGCCGGAGGCCGCAAAAGCTGGCGATGCGCATCTCGAAGGCGCAGCAGGAATCTGGCGGAACGCATTTATTCGCATGCCATATGCGCGCGAGTTTTTGACACCGGCCGGTCTCATCAACGACACGTTTGAGACCGCTATCACCTGGGATCGGTTCGAAAGTTTCCACGACAAAGTGAAGGCGGCGACGGAGCGTGCGATCCTCGAAGCGACTGGCATGAAAGGCGAGGTCACATGCCGCTTCACCCATGTCTATCCGGACGGGCCCGCGCCCTATTTTTCTTTCCATGCACTAGGCCGCCACGGAGCGCTTCTGGAGCAGTGGCAGGCGATCAAAAGTGTGGCCAGCGACGCGCTGATTGAGGCGGGTGGCACGATCACGCATCATCACGCTGTTGGCCGTGATCATCGGCCTTGGTACGATCGCCAGCGCCCGGGTCTTTTCGCGGCCGCGCTTCGGGCAGCAAAAAGAGAACTCGATCCACAAGGCATGCTCAACCCGGGAGTGCTCATCGATCCGTAA
- a CDS encoding TSUP family transporter produces the protein MNILAGFADISVGQLVLVGGMALLASIVGGLAGYGTGALMPLVLVPLIGAEPVVPIIAISAIITNISRFVAYFRYADRRRALIVIAAAALTTALGAYGYTRLTGTGAALVIGSMLILSVPLRRLAKHRDIRIGDAGLGVSAVGYGVVVGGTSGSGVILLSLLMASGLEGAAVIATDAMISVVTSLIKISVFGIAGVVTAQVLAFALLIGAIAIPGAFLAKAFVERMPVHIHTAILDAAVMAGGTMMIAAALRSLL, from the coding sequence GTGAATATTCTGGCCGGCTTCGCCGACATCTCGGTCGGCCAACTCGTGCTGGTTGGCGGCATGGCGCTGCTGGCCTCCATCGTTGGCGGTCTTGCCGGCTATGGCACCGGCGCCTTGATGCCGCTGGTGCTGGTGCCGCTGATCGGGGCCGAGCCTGTGGTGCCGATCATCGCGATATCAGCGATCATCACCAATATCAGCCGCTTCGTGGCCTATTTCCGTTACGCCGACCGGCGCCGCGCCCTGATCGTGATCGCGGCGGCCGCATTGACCACCGCGCTCGGCGCCTACGGCTATACGCGGCTCACCGGCACCGGCGCGGCGCTGGTGATCGGCAGCATGCTGATCCTGAGCGTGCCGCTGCGCCGGTTGGCCAAGCACCGCGATATCAGGATAGGCGATGCCGGCCTCGGCGTCAGCGCGGTGGGCTATGGCGTGGTGGTCGGCGGCACATCAGGCTCCGGCGTGATCCTGTTGTCGCTGTTGATGGCATCTGGGCTCGAGGGAGCGGCGGTGATTGCCACCGACGCCATGATTTCGGTGGTGACCAGCCTCATCAAGATTTCGGTGTTCGGTATTGCCGGCGTCGTTACCGCGCAGGTGCTGGCCTTTGCCCTCCTGATCGGCGCCATCGCGATTCCCGGCGCGTTCCTCGCAAAGGCCTTCGTCGAGCGCATGCCGGTGCACATCCACACCGCGATCCTCGACGCCGCCGTGATGGCCGGCGGCACGATGATGATAGCGGCGGCGCTGCGAAGTTTGCTTTAA